A genomic region of Trypanosoma brucei brucei TREU927 chromosome 3, complete sequence contains the following coding sequences:
- a CDS encoding exonuclease, putative — protein sequence MTKNEGDGGLSQRKNKPRGRPQPFSHLLVCDFEATCDADSAGLYPHEIIEFPVVCIDTAQLAVVAEFHSYVHPVRRPKLTAFCKELTGITQSVVDDAPTLPEVIQKFGQWVREVVYPLCKMWKQQYPPSQLASNCLGDLGKKFKYDEKDNKEWVGCERMVCFATDGPWDMRKFMHECSVVRDGHIFPPLFYRWVDVRKCFKQHFNKWPRKLVDMLRTLRLDFEGKQHSGIDDSRNIARILIELMRRGFFVKRVSTIEYKCPMDVGGVILTQEMRELCDEENAKAKQRHLRE from the coding sequence ATGACTAAGAATGAAGGCGATGGAGGTCTATcacaaagaaagaataaaCCGCGTGGTCGTCCGCAACCTTTTTCACATTTACTTGTGTGTGACTTCGAGGCGACGTGTGACGCTGATAGTGCCGGACTGTACCCACACGAGATCATTGAGTTTCCGGTAGTGTGCATTGACACCGCACAACTTGCTGTTGTAGCTGAGTTTCACTCTTATGTTCACCCAGTGCGCCGTCCGAAACTCACCGCTTTTTGTAAGGAGCTGACTGGCATCACCCAATCGGTAGTTGATGACGCACCAACTCTGCCGGAGGTGATTCAAAAATTTGGTCAATGGGTTCGTGAAGTGGTGTATCCTCTTTGTAAAATGTGGAAACAACAGTATCCTCCTTCTCAGCTGGCAAGCAACTGTCTGGGTGATTTgggaaaaaaattcaaatatGACGAGAAAGACAATAAAGAGTGGGTGGGTTGCGAACGCATGGTTTGCTTCGCCACCGACGGTCCGTGGGATATGCGTAAATTCATGCATGAATGCAGCGTGGTCCGCGATGGCCACATTTTTCCGCCGCTTTTCTACCGCTGGGTGGACGTGCGTAAGTGCTTCAAACAACACTTCAACAAGTGGCCGCGGAAACTGGTCGACATGTTGCGGACGTTGCGTCTCGATTTCGAGGGCAAACAACACAGTGGAATTGACGACTCCCGAAACATTGCGCGTATCCTCATCGAGTTGATGCGCCGCGGTTTCTTTGTGAAACGCGTTAGTACGATCGAATACAAATGTCCAATGGATGTTGGTGGAGTGATCCTTACACAAGAAATGCGGGAACTCTGTGatgaggaaaatgcaaaagcaaagcaacgACACCTTCGCGAGTAA